Within the Mumia flava genome, the region CGGCGCCCGCTACCTGTTCTGGGGTCACAACCACAATGCGATCGTCGGCGAGACGCCAGCGGTGATCGCACGCCACGCACCGGCGCGGGCGACGCTCAGCGCACCGCAGGTGACGCCTGCGCAGGCGCCGGCGGCGGCGGACCTGGCGGAGGACCCGGAGCCGGGCGAAGGGGTGACGGGTCTGGCCGCTGCGCAGACCCCGGGCGCGACCGAGCTCGAGGTCGAGGAGACCGGGTCGAGCGAGGACGGCGAGTCCGCGGCGGCCGACGAGGAAGCGGCGTCCGAGGAAGCGGCGTCCGAGGAGAACGCGCAGCGATGACCGTGGCGCCGCTGCGCGTCGAGATCGAGCCGGGCATCGTGCTGCGCCCGCTCGCGCTCGACGACGCAGCCGCCCTCGCCGCGACCTACGCGCGGGAGCGGCCGTTCTTCGCACCGTACGAGCCGGAGCGCCCCGCGGACTGGGCCACCGAGCCTGCGCAGGCCGAGCGGATCGGCCTGGTCCTCGCCGAGGCCGAGGCCGGGCGCAGCGTGCCGAGCGTGATCGCTGCCGGGGCCGAGGTCATCGGCATGGTGAACCTCAACAACGTCGTCCGCGGTGCGCTGCAGGGCGCCGACCTGGGCTACTGGCTCGCGCAGAGCTGGAACGGCCGGGGCCTGATCACGCGGTCGGTCGAGTCGGTCTGCGCGTACGCGACCGCGCTCGGACTCCACCGGATCGCGGCCGGCACCCTGGTCGACAACCACCGGTCGGTCGCGGTCCTGCAGCGGGTGGGATTCCAGGAGATCGGGCTCGCCCCCGCGTACCTCAGGATCGCCGGGCGCTGGCAGGACCACCGGCTGTTCCAGCGGATCCTGCACGACTGAGCCCGTCCCGGGAGGTCAGCCGAGCATCTCCACGTCGAGCAGCGGGTCGGGGATGCCGAACGCGTCGACCAGATCGCCGAGGTACGGGCGCAGTCGGCGGCACTGCCGGTCGACGAGCCGGATCACGGCCTTGGCGCGGCCGACGGACAGCCGGCGGTGCTCGAGGAACCAGGCCCGGTCGTTCTCGATCACGCTCAACGCGTAGAGATCGGCGAGCGCGTCCAGGACGAAGCGCAGCTCGTCGTCGGACGGGTCGAGCTCGGCCACCTTCGTCACGAACGACTCGAGCACGAGACGCTCCACGTGCACCCGCCCGAGCCGTACGAGGTGGTCCTGTGCCGCGTTGAACGCAGCGAACGCGTCGACGCCCTCGGCCTTGCGGGCCTCCTGCATCCGGCGGGCGAGGGTCTCCAGCACGTGCTCCTCGCGGTCGACGAGCAGACTGAGC harbors:
- a CDS encoding GNAT family N-acetyltransferase gives rise to the protein MTVAPLRVEIEPGIVLRPLALDDAAALAATYARERPFFAPYEPERPADWATEPAQAERIGLVLAEAEAGRSVPSVIAAGAEVIGMVNLNNVVRGALQGADLGYWLAQSWNGRGLITRSVESVCAYATALGLHRIAAGTLVDNHRSVAVLQRVGFQEIGLAPAYLRIAGRWQDHRLFQRILHD